In Elusimicrobiota bacterium, the genomic window GCCAATTTCATTGGCGCGCCACCCTTAAAAATTGCATTTCGTAAAAACTTCAAAGTTCACAAACGAAGTAAGTATACCTAACGCACCAGCGACAAACAACACCATAAGGATAAACAGAGGGTCCCATTCATTTTTCTTTTTCTCCCTTAAGATAAATTTTTCCATAAGATTGTTATTTTTTTCCATCAACTCATTTCTCTGCAATGCCAAAACTTCTATTTTTTCTTTTCCTTCTTTTATGTCAGATAAAGCTTTATCATATATTTTCTTAAACACAGAATAACGCTCGCTGAAAATATTTTTAACACGATCAACCTCTTTGTCTGAACTCTTTAGATTCTCCCTGTATATTTTTTGGGTCCACAGCAAGCCTATGAAAATAGCTACCAAAAGAAAAAATTCCCCAGTAATAAATAAAGAGCGATGTTCTACATAACCAAGACCGGTAAATCCAAAACCAGCAACCACACCAATGACTTGAATTAACTTTGTCGTGGAATCAAAAATTTTATAAAACAATGTTTTTTGATCTTCTCCATGAGCACCGAGAATTTCTTGTTCCAACTTAAAAAACCGAGAGCCTTGGCTTTCGTAAAAAACATCCCACTCTTGATCTGACATTGTTATTTTTCTATTGTCCATAATTTAATAACCCAAGGCTAATTGATCAAGCATGTCCGGTCCTTTTTCTTTACCAACTTCTTGATAGATACTCAGAATTTCCTCATAAGTTCCATTTCCGCCAACCATATCCCAAAATTCTTTACCAATCAAAACTTCATTATCCAAATCCATATAATTTAGGATAAAGCTGTGTTTGAAGGTTTCTTTTTTAACGCCATATGGATTATAAGCGGTAGCATAAAACGCTTTTGCTTTCGGAAATTTAGCGTGAGCAATTGCTTGAATTTGCAACAAGCGTCCTGTTGCTTCCAGGCATTGTCCTTTATTTGGTTTTGGACTTTTAATTTCAAAAAACCATTCTTCGCCAGATTTTGTTTCAATATATAAATCAGCAATACTAACTCGCTCAATACCGGAACCATTTTTGCTTAATTCAATAATTTCTTTCACAAAATCAGGGTATTTTGATTTCATCCCACCACTACCGATTTTGCTCGTTATTTCTTCAATGCGCTTAATGGCTTTTGCAGTAACCATGCCCCTAACTCTATGCCCCCGTTCTGCATTTTTGTGAACTGTTTTTGCGATTAAACGAGCGCACTCCTCAAAAGTCGTGCCAAGTTTTGTAGAAAATGATCTTTCAAACTCAGTTATTTTCAAAAGACCGTCGGGTAATAACGACTCATGAAATGGTTTTAAATCTCCTTTTTTAGAGGCCTCCCGAATCGGACGAAGTTGCTTCGGGTCAAAACCGTTATCGGTTGCTTCTTCAATCATACCTTGAATGAAGCCCTCTAAATATCCCTTGATTATGTTTCTTGTTTCTTTATTGATCATATTTTTTGCCAAATTAAAATACTTTCATAAAAAGGAGTGTCCCTTCGTCCTGTTCGTCTATTCACATGGCGATCAACCCTGCCGATTGACTTAAAACCAACTGCTTCCGGTTTATATAAATTATATTTATCATTTACCACTATTAAGGCAAGTCCATCTTTTGCCATAAAATTTCTTGTGTGCGATAGCACGGCATTTATCCCGTCAATGTATTCTTTTTTTGCCCTTTCAGATTGACCATTCTTTGCCGGCCCGATTTCTTTAGTTTCGTTATTTCGTAACCCCAAAAGTTCATAAGCATATTTATGCTGATCATGGTAATCAATCAACCCAAGGTAAGGCGGTGAAGTAAAAACCATATCAATACCCTTTGGCAACTCAACAATTCTAGAATCAGCATGATTTATAGTGACTTTTGCGCTTGTCTTGATTTTGGAAAATTCTTTCACTCTTTCCAGAGTATCTATGGTATATCGTGATAAAAATTTATACGCCTCATCAACCGGAGTACAAACTCTACCGTGTTTATAGCACTGGTAAGGTTTAGTTTGAGGTACTTTTGGAAAATCTAAATCATAATGCGTAACAAGTCGTGCAGAACGAGCTGAACGAGAAAGAACAATTTTTAATAAATCTTGATAAGTATAATCTTTTATCAATCTCAAATAGCATAAAAGCTCTCTTTGCGTATTCGGGGCAAACCAATTATTTATATACTCGTTTTTTGTTGTAAAAAGCTTATTTACTTTTTCATCTTTTGAAAATTTGCTTTTATATTTGTATAACCTTTGCAATATATCTTTAATTTCCTTTTCTAAAAGCTGAACATCATAATCCGATGTTTTCACCTTTGAAAGCAAAGTGTTAAAAACAGAAATGTCCGTACCTATTGAATCAATACCTAGAGCGTTTGCTTCAACCAAAGTTGTGCCAGAACCACAAAATGGATCATAAACTAATTTGGGTTGATATTTTCTCAAAAAAATTTCTACAAGCTGAGGAATAAATTTGCCCATATATGGATGCAAACGATGAACAT contains:
- a CDS encoding DNA methyltransferase translates to MYDNTVAQKISKQYNQTPLVNFASVNLNTKLDDLNLNWRERDLPEMERTKHVHRLHPYMGKFIPQLVEIFLRKYQPKLVYDPFCGSGTTLVEANALGIDSIGTDISVFNTLLSKVKTSDYDVQLLEKEIKDILQRLYKYKSKFSKDEKVNKLFTTKNEYINNWFAPNTQRELLCYLRLIKDYTYQDLLKIVLSRSARSARLVTHYDLDFPKVPQTKPYQCYKHGRVCTPVDEAYKFLSRYTIDTLERVKEFSKIKTSAKVTINHADSRIVELPKGIDMVFTSPPYLGLIDYHDQHKYAYELLGLRNNETKEIGPAKNGQSERAKKEYIDGINAVLSHTRNFMAKDGLALIVVNDKYNLYKPEAVGFKSIGRVDRHVNRRTGRRDTPFYESILIWQKI
- a CDS encoding TdeIII family type II restriction endonuclease — protein: MINKETRNIIKGYLEGFIQGMIEEATDNGFDPKQLRPIREASKKGDLKPFHESLLPDGLLKITEFERSFSTKLGTTFEECARLIAKTVHKNAERGHRVRGMVTAKAIKRIEEITSKIGSGGMKSKYPDFVKEIIELSKNGSGIERVSIADLYIETKSGEEWFFEIKSPKPNKGQCLEATGRLLQIQAIAHAKFPKAKAFYATAYNPYGVKKETFKHSFILNYMDLDNEVLIGKEFWDMVGGNGTYEEILSIYQEVGKEKGPDMLDQLALGY